The nucleotide sequence TCGTTGTGCACGGAATGGTGGGCGACGGGGGAGCGCGTTTCACATCGGGCCCACACGGGGCCAGACTGGACCCATGCCCACGCCCACCCGGTTCCGAGTCGACCTCGAAGCTCTGCACGCCAACCTGGCTGCCGCGCGCGACCTGGCCGGCGGGCGCAAGGTGCTGGCTGCGGTCAAGGCCAACGCGTACGGCCACGGTCTGGTCCCCGTGGCCCGGGCGATCCAGGAGCGCGGCAGCGCTGACTGGCTCGGCGTCGCCATCACAGCGGAGGGCACCCGGATCCGCGACGGAGGGGTGACGCTGCCCATTCTGAAGTTCACCCCGACGCTGCCCGGAGACCTGGCCGAAGCGATCGCGGCCGACATCACGCTTTCGGTCGGGTCCGTCGACGAGGTCCGTGCCGCCCAGGCGGCCGCTGCTGAGGCGGGACGACGGGTCGACGTGCACGTCGCCGTCGACACGGGCATGCGCCGTGTGGGGACCGAGCCGGAGAACGTCGGCAATCTCGCGCGCGTCCTCGCCGACTGCCCCGACCTGCACGTCGGAGGCATCTTCACGCACCTGCCCATCAGCGACGTGCCGGCGGGCGAGGAGTTCACCCGTGCCCAGTTCGCCCGCTTCGAGCAGGCCGTCGACGACCTGGAGGCCGTTGTCGGTCCCGTCGAGCTAGTGCACGCCGCCAACTCCGGCGCCGTGCTCGGCCACGACCTCGGCCGCACCACCATGGTCCGCCCCGGCGTCATGATCTACGGCTCCTACCCGGACCCGCTGACGGGCCACTCGCGTGAGCTGCGCGACGTCGGCCGCTGGACCACGCGCGTGACGTTCCTCAAGCGCATCCGCGAGGGCGAGACCGTCGGCTACGGTCGCACCTGGACCGCGCCCTGCGACACCTGGCTCGCCACCGCCGCCATCGGCTACGGCGACGGCTACTCGCGCCTGTTGTCCAACCGGGGTCGGGTACTGATCGACGGTCGCAGCTACCCCGTCGTCGGGCGCGTCTGCATGGACCAGATCATGGTCGACCTCGGCCCCGACGACCCGACGGTCACCGTCGGCGACGAGGTGGTGGTGATGGGGTCCGACGGCGACCAGCGTATCGGCGTCGAGGAACTCGCCGAGCTGATGGGCACCATCACGTACGAGGTGACCTGCCTGATCACCGAGCGCGTGCCCCGCGACTACGTGTGACCCGTTGCCCGGGTGGGTCTTCGTGCCGGTGCTCCGCCTCGCTGCGCTCGGCGCCCTTCGACGAGCTCAGGGAACCGGGTTGGCTCCAGGCGCCACCCTTAAGCGCAGGCGCTACCGCTTGCGACCGATGCCACCGCCATGGAGGTGGCGTCGGTCGACAAGGGTGGCGTCGGTCGACAAGGGTGGCGTCGGTCGACAAGGGTGGCGTCGGTCGACAAGGGTGGCGTCGTTCGACAAGGGTGGCGTCCGTTGACAAGGGTGGCGTCTGTGGTCCCACCACGGAGGTTCGACGGGGATCCAGCCCGTCAGCCGGCCTGGACGACGGTGCCGGTGAGCTTCGGCCGGCGGCTGGGGAACTCGGCCTGCGCGTGCTTGGCGATCGACGCGGTCGACCAGCCGTCGACGACGGCGCCGACCCCGCCCCCGACCATCGGGATCCGCTTGCCGAGCCAGACGCCGAAGCGCTTGCCGGTCAGCTGGTTCATGGAGCGGTCGAGCAGCGCCTTCGCCACCTGCCGGTCGAGGCGCGCGTCGAAGACCGGCGCCGTCGCGACGACCAGCGGCGACGACGGAAGCACGCCCTTCGCGACGAGGTTCGCGTTGCCCGACGGGCCGAGCATCACCATCAGGATGGCGGTGCGCACGCGCGGGTCGCTGAGTTCGTAGCCGCGTAGGTGAGCGATGCCCGCGACCAGCCGCGCCTGGATGAACGCGGCGGCTGTGACATTGGCGGGGATGGTCACGATCGAGACCAGGAACCCGCCCCAGTTCGTCGCAAACCCCTGCCCGGAGGCCATCGCGACGTGCGAGGTCACCATCCGTGCGATGGCGTCCTCCGCGTCGTTCTTCGCCAGGAGCAGCTGCTTGGCGGACTGCTTCGCTCCGGGAAGCTTGCCGCGGCCCTCGATCGCGAGGTCCAGGATCTCGTGGAAAGCGCCCGCCGTGATGCCCTCCGTCAGGGCGACGACCTGGTTCGGCTCACTCATCGGGCCTCCTTCCGCCTTCAACAGTGTCACACGTGGAATCCGCAATCCAGGATTCTCAGGGGGCGGACGGGGTCGGCTCAGGGGAACGTGCGGGCAGTCCCGCGGCCAGGCCACGCAGTCCCGGTGAGCGCGTCGCCCGCTGGTCGGTGGCGGGTGCCAGACTGTGCACGTGTTGTCAGCGCTGTTCGGTTCCCCGGACCAGTGGCCAGCCCGCGACCTCATCGGCTACTCCGACGAGTTCTACGCCGCGCTCGCCCTGGAGGCCTACCGCGCCGGTGTCTTCCCCATGCCAGTCGACAGCGAGGCGATGGGCTGGTGGTCGCCGATGCAGCGCGGCCTCATCCCCGTCGACGGGGTCCGCGTCACCCGGTCGCTGCGCAAGATGGCGAAGCGGTACTCCACCACCGTCGACCACGCCTTCCCGCGCGTGATGGCGGCCTGCGGATCCCCGACGCGGCCCGACGGCTGGATCGACTCGCGCATCCGCACCGCCTACTCGCACCTCCACCGCACCGGCTGGGTTCACTCGGTCGAGGTGTGGGACGCCGACGGGGTACTGGTCGGCGGCCTGTACGGGGTACACGTTGCGGGCCTCTTCGCGGGGGAGTCGATGTTCCATGACGACGAGCGAGGCCGCGACGCGTCCAAGGTCGCCCTGATCCGGTTGGTCGTCGAGCTCGCGGCCGTCGGGGTCGAACTCCTCGACGTGCAGTGGCTCACCGAGCACCTCGGCACGTTGGGCGCCTACGAGGTGCCGCGCGCCGAGTACCTGCGACGCCTCGAGCACGCCCTGACGCTGCCGACCCTGCCGTGGACCAGGTTCGGGCCCCTCACCGGCGCAGAGCTGCTCGCCGAGCACGACGCGGTCGCGGCCGGCCGCGGTGTCCTGCGCCTCGCCTAGAGTGGCACCAGCCCATCGAAGGGAGGCCCCGTGCCCGAGATGCCGGAGGTCGCGGCCGTAGCGTCCGCCCTCGACGACAAGCTCCGCGGACGTGTCATCGCGTCCGGCCACCTGGTGTCCTTCTCCGCCCTGAAGACGTTCCGGATCGGGCTGGAGGCGCTCGCCGGGCTCGAGATCGACCGCGTGACACGGCATGGGAAGTTCATCGACGTCGACGCTCAGGGCGTGCACCTGATCTTCCATCTCGCACGCGCCGGCTGGGTCACCTGGCACGACGTCGCGCCGAAGGTCCCCGCCCGGCCCGGGAAGTCCGGCCTTGCCCTGCGCATCGTCCTCGACGACGACTCCGGCTTCTCCCTGACCGAGGCCGGCACCCAGAAGCACCTGGCCGTCTATGTCGTGACCGACCCGGCCGAGGTCCCCGGCATCGCGGCCCTCGGCCCCGACCCGCTCGCCGACGACTTCACCCTCGACTCGTTCCGCGCCGTCCTGGCCGACGCGGGGCGCTCGCAGCTCAAGGGCGTGCTTCGCGACCAGAAGCGGCTCGCCGGGATCGGCAACGCCTACTCCGACGAGATCCTGCACGCCGCGAGACTCAGCCCCTTCAAGCCCGCAGACAGTCTCGACGAGGCGGGCGGCGCGGCTCTCTACGAGGCCATGCGCACCGTGCTCCGTGGTGCCGTCGACGCGGCCGCAGGCCTGCCGCTGACGGACCTCAAGGACGCCAAACGCGCGTCGATGCGCGTGCACGGCCGCGCCGGCGAGACGTGCGACGAGTGCGGCGCGACCATCGCAGAGGTCTCCTTCGCGGACTCGTCGCTCCAGTACTGCCCCGGCTGCCAGACCGGTGGCAAACCACTTGCCGACCGCCGGATGTCCAAGCTCCTGAAGTAGCGGGCGTGGGCAACCCCGGCGCCCGATGGACACGCCGACCCCCGGGCCCCAAAATGCCGGGGTGAACAGGGACTCGGGGCAGGGCAGGGCAGTCGCCATGGTGCTCGGCTCCTGCACGTCGCTGCAGATCGGCGCCGCGATCGCGGTGCCCGTGATGGGCGAGGTCGGCTCCTGGCTCACGACCGCCGTCCGGCTGCTGCTGGCCTCGGCGATCCTCGTGATGCTGACCCGGCCGCCCCTGCGCGCCTGGTCGCGGGGCCAGTGGCGCCGCGTCGTGCTCTACGGCGTCACCCTTGGTGGCATGAACGGCACCTTCTACGCGGCGATCGACCGGATCCCGCTCGCCATCGCCGTCACGATCGAGTTCCTCGGCCCGCTCGTCCTTGCCGCCGTGCTGTCGCGGCGGGCGCGGGACATCGCCTGGGTGCTGGTCGCGGCGGGGGCCGTCGCCGTCCTCGGCTTCTCGAAGAGCCCGGAGACCAGCGCGTCCGGCGGCGGGCTCGACCCCGTCGGGGTGCTGTTCGCGTTCATCTCGGCCGGGTTCTGGGCCGCCTACATCCTGGCGGGCAAGTCCGTCGCGGCCGAGGTCAAGGGGCAGGCGCCGCTGGCGATCGCGATGCTGGTGGGCGGATCCCTCATGGTTCCGCTGGCCGCGCCGAGCGTCGGCCGGCTCGCCGACCAGCCGGTCCTGCTGCTGTCGCTCGTCGGCGTCGCTCTGCTGTCGTCGGTGATCCCGTACTCGCTCGAGCTCGCGGCGCTGCGACGCCTCCCGGCCCGCGTGTTCGGCGTGCTCCTCAGCCTCGAGCCCGTGGTGGCGGGCATCTTCGGCTGGCTCCTGCTCGGGCAGCATCTCAGCGTCGTGCAGATCCCGGCGATGGTGGCGGTCCTGGCAGCCTCGGTCGCGACGACACTGTCGGGCTCCTCCCAGGAGGGCGTCGGCCCCGTCGACCCGACGACCTGACCCCGGACGCGACGGAGGGCCCGACGAGCGCCGGACCCTCCGAAGTCGGTGCCGGGGCAATGGCCCCGGCTATTCAGTTGTCAGGCCTGTCCAGCGGGGCGGTCGTACCCGGATGGGGGGAACCGGGTGGGGGAGACCAGCTGGCCGGGCAGACCCGTCTGGGGAAGGTCAGCCCCAGATGCCTGCGTTGCGCGCCTCGGTGCTGTTGTACCCGTCGGCGATGTTGCCCAGCAGCACGGGCATGCGCTGCACGATGTCCTGCTGCCTGGCGGCCGAGGCGTCCCACGAACGCTGGACCTCCTGGTAGGCGTTGCGGGCGTTGTCCTCCCACGCGCCGAGGGAGACGGAAAGCTCCCCCTTGAGTTCCTCGAGCAGCGAGGTGAGCTCCTTGTGGGCCGCGGAGAGGTTCGCGATGCCCTCCTGGAGTCCGGAGACGGAGTAGATGGTTGAGTCGCTCATGATTCTCCCGTGTCTTTTCGTCTGCTGGTCAGCCGATGAGGCCGGCGATCTGGTTTGCGGTGGCCTGGTTCTCGTCCTCGCGCTGGCCGTATTCGCGGAGAGTCTCGACGAGCGAGGTGTGGATCTTGTCCAGGCCCTGCTTGACCTTCTCGAACTCCGTGTCGAACTGGCGGTAGCCCTGCTGGAACGTCGTGGAGGCGTTTCCATGCCACCGGGAGGACAGGTCGGTCATCTGGCCCTGAAGGCGGGTCTGCAGCTGATGGATCTGCTGGTGCTTTGCCTCGATCTGCTGCGATGCCTTCTGCATCGCTGCCCGGTCTACGGACTTGTCTGCCATTCTCGCTGTCCCTTCGACGGTCGTCTGATGAATGTCGGGTGCACCTGGGCCCCGCCTCGGGCACGAGATTAGAACGGTTCAGGGTCACCCGCCACCCCGTTTCAGGGAAACAAGTAGCCGTACCTAGCCGGTCAGAGTCGTGTCACTCGCCGACGCCCGTGACGAAGCTCACGTCCAGCGAGACCCCCGCGGGCAGGGCCGGCGGCAGCAGTTTCAGCAGGCCGGACGGCACCGATGTCGGCGTGACTCCGCCGTACCCGAGTGCACGTCGGGAGGCCATCGTCGGGATGCCGTACGAGCGGCCGTCCAGCAGGAGGGTGGCAGCGCCGTCGTCGCCGAGGGACTCCGAGTTGCGCAGGAGCGCGCCGCCCAGCGTCGGGATGGAGACGACATCCACGTAGGCCCCGCTGGGGCGTCCCTGGGTTGCCGGAATGTCCGGCGTCGTCTGGCCGACGCTCAGGGAGGCGCGTGACGGGTCGTCGCCCGAGAAGACGGCGCAGACGGAGGCGTCCTCGAGCGAGTTGTAGCCGGTCGGGCCCTCCAACTCGAACATGGGGATGTCGTCGGAGGACACCGACTCGACGTCCGGGTCCTTGAAGGGGGCCAGCTCTGCGTCGCTGATCTCCACCGGCGGGGAGTCGTCGCCCTGCTGCTGCTGGACGAGCTTCATGTCGAGGTAGGCGATGGCGGCGAGACCGGCGTCGAGCTGCACGTAGTAGCGCGACGGTGCGCTGTCGGTGCCCGCGACGACGGCCATCTGCCCGACGCGCAGGCCCCGGGGGCTGTTGTGGGCGGGCTCGCCGTAGCCGTCGATCTCGATCGGGTTGATCGGCTGGCCCGTGGGCAGCGCGGTGATCCAGGAGTCGCCCGGCTCGACGACGGGCAGGTTCTGGGCCAGGCCTGAGGACTCGCCGGGCCGGCTGTAGAGCTCATGCGTGCGGCCGCCGGCCACGAGGTACTCGGTCTTGTCGGAGGCTCTCGCGACGAACGCGAAGTCGCGGGTGCCGCCCTGGTCCGAGCCGAACTCGAGCGTGAGGTAACGGCCCCGGCCCGACGGCGCCGTCGAGCACAGCCGCACCGGGTAGGACTCGAGATCGGCGACAGCGGGCAGCTGACGGGGGGCGCCCTCGATCCCGACCTCGGGCTGCTGCGCGATGCCACGCAGCGCCTCGGTCGTCACCTCGATGACCCGAGGCGTTCCGGTCGCCTCGGCTCCGCCGGCCAGCAGCCGGGCAGAGGCGACGTCGGCCATCGGGTACAGCAGGTTGTCACGGTAGACGAAGAGCATTCCTGAGGTGGTGTCGGACAGGATGACGTTGTCCTCGCTGGTCCAGTCGTCGGTGGTCAGGCTGCCGCGGAGCATGCCGAACAGCGCCGTGCCGGCGAGCAGCACCACGCCGAGGAGGACCGAGACGAACGTCGCAACCCCCACGCGACGCAGCGGAGGGGTCGGGTTGTCGGGGTCGCGGTCGACGAAGGCCGCGATCATGCGGCGCGACGTGAAGGACTGAGCCTTCAGCAGGTCCTTGCGCGTCGCCATGGCCATCCTGGTCTCGGGTGCGGTTCGGCGACACTCTAGCCGTCGGACGGGCGCCCGTGCCGCCTCAGCCGGAACCGTCGACGCCTGCCCCGCGGAACTCCTAGAGTGGGCCCGACGTGGCGCCGGCCGGGCGCCGACCCAGGACGGAGGGCGGATGCTGCTCAGCACCCATGCCGCACGCTCGAGAACCCCGCGGCGGGCCGGGGCCGCACGGCTCAGGCTGATGGTCGTCGCCTGGCAGGTCGTGGCCGTGGCCCTCGTGGTGCTCGTCGGGCAGGGGCGATGGTGGTCGATCGTCGCGGCGGGCGCGGTGCTGCTGGTCGCGCTGGTGCTGAGCCTGCCCGTCAACGGGCGCGCGCTGCCGGCCTCGCTCCGCATCCGGCGCGCCTTCCGACGCCGGAAGCGACTGGTCGTCGTGGCCCCGGAGCAGGCACCGGAGCTGGTGCCGCTGGCCCAGTGGCTCCCGCGGCTCGCGCTCACGCAGATCCGTGATGCGCACGACACCGAGATCGGCGTGGTCGCCGACGGCGGTGCCTGGACCGGCGTGTTGGAGGTGACCGCGGATGATGCTCTCTTCGCCGACGGCGGGGCGCTGCTCGATCTCGCCGGCCTCGCGGCCCTGACCAGCCAGGACGATGTCCTGTTCGCCGGCATCCAGGTCGTCACGTTCACCGTCCCCGCGCCATCGGGCGCCATGCTGCCGGCGGGTTCGCCGGCGCTGGACGCCTACCGGGGGATCGTCGCGGACGCGACGCCGCCCGCAGTCCGGAGAACCTGGATCGCGCTGAGGCTCGACCCCCGGCTCTGTCTCGAGGCGGTCGAGCGTCGAGGCTCCGGGGAGGTCGGCGTGTTCGCGACCCTCCGGTTCGGGCTGCACCGCGCCCAGGCACTCCTCAAGCGTGGTGGCGTGGCGACGCGCCCGCTGGATACCGACGGCATCGCCGAGGCCCTTGCGCTCACCACCCTCGCCGACGACGCGGGTGCCTCTCCGCGCAGCCGCGAGGCCTGGGACGTCTGGGCGGGGGACGGGCTCGTGCACCAGTCCCGTGCGGTCGAGGGGCTGACGGTCGACCCGAGCGCCGCCTACCAGCAACTGCTGGACGTGTCAGCCGGGCTGCCGGCCATGGTCGTCGTCACCTCTCTGACCATCACGCCGGATGATCGCCCACGCGGCGCGCTCCGGCTCGTCGCCCCCGACCGTGACGAGGCGGCCCGCGCCGGCGACGCGCTGGCGGCCGGACTTCCCACCGGTCTGCGGACGGGGCGGCCGGGCGGGGTCCAGGTGCCCGGTCTCGTCGCCACCGTGCCGCTCGGACGAAATGAGCTGCGATGACCGAGATCACGTTCACCGACCAGGTGACGCCTGGCACGGTGCGGCGCATGTCGACCGGCCCGTCGGGACTTCTGCTCGGCGTCGGCCCCACGGGTCAGCCGATGACGCTCAGCCTGTTCAGGCCCCAGCCGACCCGGATCTTCGCCTCCCTACCCGAGTTCCAGATCTGGCTCGTCGCGTTCCGGGCCGTGTGCCTCGGCGCCCACCTGTCCGTCATCGCCGCCGACCACCGACGCTGGCTCACGTTGGCCGACGCGGTGCGGGCCGCGGGCGGCACCGTCGACGTGCTGCACGACGCCGATGCCCTGCCCGGACGCGGGCGTCCCTACCGGCCGAGCCTCATCGTCGACGAGGTGGAGGCCGTCCCCGCCACCCGACGCCTGGGGGCGTGGCAGTCGGTGCTCGCGGTCGGCGACCCCGGAGCCTCGGCGGCCGTCGCGATGCTCCGTGCCAGCGACGCCGCTCTGATCGCACCGCTGGAGTCGCGCGCGGCGGAGCAGTTGCGCCGCGCCTACGCGTTGACGTCCGGGCAGGTGCGAACCGCCGCGGACATCGGTGCCTCCGAGGTCGCGTTGGCGACGTTTCGGCGCGTGGCGACCGTGACCGTTGTCCCGTCCGCCGAGGAGTACCGGCTGCTGTTCGGCGGCTAGAACAGCGTCCCGAAGTACGCGTAGAGGTTCATCACGCCGAGCAGGCAGGGCACGATGCCGATGATCGCGACCCACTCCAGCACATCGCCCCAGCGTCCCCACGACGGCGACAGGATCCGGCTGTACGTGGCGGCCGAGTAGTGCGCGAACCCGTAGGTCAGCGCCAGGCAGAGCAGCAGCACCACGCCCATCCCCGTCAGCGACCCCGCGGCCGCGATGCCCACCGCGAGGAGGGCCGTCGCCAGCGTCACGCCGCCGCCGAGCAGCAGTGAGAGCCGCTGGCTGAAGCCGACGAAGGCCCTCGCGCGCAGCAGGAAGGCCACGGCGATGCAGACCACCAGCAGCGTCGACCAGAGCGACGACTGCGTCAGCACGAGCAGGCTCGCCAGCACGGCCGTCGCGGACGCCGCGGCGAGCAGTGCCGCCAACAGCTTGTCGGCCAGGATCGCCCGGCCGACGATGTCCGGCTGCACGGGCGTCTCGTCGGCCAGCATCGCCTCGGTCGTCACGGGCAGGTTGGGCAGCGCGATGCCGGCCACCCGGTAGCTGAGCGACGGCAGCGCGGTCGTCACGAACGCCATGGCGGTCATGGTGATGGCCGCGACGGCGACGTCATGCCCGGGCCACAGCAGCATCGCCGCGGCCGTGACGACGACGAGGACCGCGGTCAGGGCCACCGCGCACAGGGCCATGACGCTGACCCGCGCGCCCAGGGCGCAGGCCGTGGCGGCCACCAGGATCAACGACGCCGCAAGGATCACGCGCACCGCCAGCGGGACCACGTCGGCGAACGGCTCGGCGACGAACCAGCCCGCGATTCCGGCCAGCGCGCAACTCGACCACGCGAGTGCCGTCGCGGTCTGGGTCGCCCGCGCCGCTCGTGCCAGCGCGACGGCACCGATGCAGGCGGCGAAGCCCAGGAACCCGGCTGCCGCGACCGCCAGGATGAACGGGATCCGCACCGACGGGTCGACACGGGCCAGGTCGGGGTCGACGGCGGGTTGGGCCAGCAGCACCAGCAACGGGAGTCCGATGAGGAGGCACATCGTGACGGCGAGAGCGAGGCGCTGTGAGTGGCGCGCCGCCCACGACGGGCGGGTGGTGGTCGCGCTGGCCACGGCGTCGACGACGTCGTCGAACGCGGCGTCCGGCATCGCGTCCTCCCTGTGCCGCAGGTAGAGCGTCTCACCGTCGCGCAGATGCAGTTCGGAGACTGGCACGAAGAGGTCGAAGGGGTCGACTCCCAGGCGCTGGAGGACCCACGTGTGCACCGCGTCGGTGGGCGAGTTTGCCTCCATGCCGGTGAACCGCAGGATGCTGGGCAGCTGCTCACCGAGCGTCACACTGCCCGGCAGGGCCAGGTCCACCCGGCGGCTGCTGGAGATGATGGTGACGCGAGCCAGATCGTCGGTGCTACTCACGTCGGTAACCCTAACGTCCCGGGCGGCGCGTGCGGTGGACACGATCCGCATCGTGCATCGGCGGCCGCCGGTTCCTATACGTTTGGCATCCAGCAGAAAGGGTGGTGCGGATGGGGCTCATCACGTTTCATCGACCCGGTCGGGTGACGCCGCCGCCGATGCCGCGGGGCGATCTCCTCCTGGAGTCGCCGCCCGAGATCCCACCGCCCTCCCCGTCGAAGCCCTTCGGGAATGCGCTGCGGATGCTGCCCATGGTGGCGGGCGGGCTGGCGATGGGCCTGATGTTCATGGGCGGCGGGCTCGGCGGGTCCGGGACGCTGCGCGGCGTGATCGGGGGCCTGTACGCCGTCTCGATGATCGGGATGATGCTGTCCCAGACCGGCAGGCAGAACGACGACCAGTCCGCGCAGCTTGACGCCAACCGCCGCGACTACTTCCGTTACCTGGCCCAGACCCGGCGGGCCTTCATGAAGACGG is from Tessaracoccus palaemonis and encodes:
- the alr gene encoding alanine racemase, which translates into the protein MPTPTRFRVDLEALHANLAAARDLAGGRKVLAAVKANAYGHGLVPVARAIQERGSADWLGVAITAEGTRIRDGGVTLPILKFTPTLPGDLAEAIAADITLSVGSVDEVRAAQAAAAEAGRRVDVHVAVDTGMRRVGTEPENVGNLARVLADCPDLHVGGIFTHLPISDVPAGEEFTRAQFARFEQAVDDLEAVVGPVELVHAANSGAVLGHDLGRTTMVRPGVMIYGSYPDPLTGHSRELRDVGRWTTRVTFLKRIREGETVGYGRTWTAPCDTWLATAAIGYGDGYSRLLSNRGRVLIDGRSYPVVGRVCMDQIMVDLGPDDPTVTVGDEVVVMGSDGDQRIGVEELAELMGTITYEVTCLITERVPRDYV
- a CDS encoding EcsC family protein; the protein is MSEPNQVVALTEGITAGAFHEILDLAIEGRGKLPGAKQSAKQLLLAKNDAEDAIARMVTSHVAMASGQGFATNWGGFLVSIVTIPANVTAAAFIQARLVAGIAHLRGYELSDPRVRTAILMVMLGPSGNANLVAKGVLPSSPLVVATAPVFDARLDRQVAKALLDRSMNQLTGKRFGVWLGKRIPMVGGGVGAVVDGWSTASIAKHAQAEFPSRRPKLTGTVVQAG
- the aat gene encoding leucyl/phenylalanyl-tRNA--protein transferase, whose amino-acid sequence is MLSALFGSPDQWPARDLIGYSDEFYAALALEAYRAGVFPMPVDSEAMGWWSPMQRGLIPVDGVRVTRSLRKMAKRYSTTVDHAFPRVMAACGSPTRPDGWIDSRIRTAYSHLHRTGWVHSVEVWDADGVLVGGLYGVHVAGLFAGESMFHDDERGRDASKVALIRLVVELAAVGVELLDVQWLTEHLGTLGAYEVPRAEYLRRLEHALTLPTLPWTRFGPLTGAELLAEHDAVAAGRGVLRLA
- a CDS encoding DNA-formamidopyrimidine glycosylase family protein translates to MPEVAAVASALDDKLRGRVIASGHLVSFSALKTFRIGLEALAGLEIDRVTRHGKFIDVDAQGVHLIFHLARAGWVTWHDVAPKVPARPGKSGLALRIVLDDDSGFSLTEAGTQKHLAVYVVTDPAEVPGIAALGPDPLADDFTLDSFRAVLADAGRSQLKGVLRDQKRLAGIGNAYSDEILHAARLSPFKPADSLDEAGGAALYEAMRTVLRGAVDAAAGLPLTDLKDAKRASMRVHGRAGETCDECGATIAEVSFADSSLQYCPGCQTGGKPLADRRMSKLLK
- a CDS encoding EamA family transporter; amino-acid sequence: MNRDSGQGRAVAMVLGSCTSLQIGAAIAVPVMGEVGSWLTTAVRLLLASAILVMLTRPPLRAWSRGQWRRVVLYGVTLGGMNGTFYAAIDRIPLAIAVTIEFLGPLVLAAVLSRRARDIAWVLVAAGAVAVLGFSKSPETSASGGGLDPVGVLFAFISAGFWAAYILAGKSVAAEVKGQAPLAIAMLVGGSLMVPLAAPSVGRLADQPVLLLSLVGVALLSSVIPYSLELAALRRLPARVFGVLLSLEPVVAGIFGWLLLGQHLSVVQIPAMVAVLAASVATTLSGSSQEGVGPVDPTT
- a CDS encoding WXG100 family type VII secretion target gives rise to the protein MSDSTIYSVSGLQEGIANLSAAHKELTSLLEELKGELSVSLGAWEDNARNAYQEVQRSWDASAARQQDIVQRMPVLLGNIADGYNSTEARNAGIWG
- a CDS encoding WXG100 family type VII secretion target; the protein is MADKSVDRAAMQKASQQIEAKHQQIHQLQTRLQGQMTDLSSRWHGNASTTFQQGYRQFDTEFEKVKQGLDKIHTSLVETLREYGQREDENQATANQIAGLIG
- the eccB gene encoding type VII secretion protein EccB, with amino-acid sequence MATRKDLLKAQSFTSRRMIAAFVDRDPDNPTPPLRRVGVATFVSVLLGVVLLAGTALFGMLRGSLTTDDWTSEDNVILSDTTSGMLFVYRDNLLYPMADVASARLLAGGAEATGTPRVIEVTTEALRGIAQQPEVGIEGAPRQLPAVADLESYPVRLCSTAPSGRGRYLTLEFGSDQGGTRDFAFVARASDKTEYLVAGGRTHELYSRPGESSGLAQNLPVVEPGDSWITALPTGQPINPIEIDGYGEPAHNSPRGLRVGQMAVVAGTDSAPSRYYVQLDAGLAAIAYLDMKLVQQQQGDDSPPVEISDAELAPFKDPDVESVSSDDIPMFELEGPTGYNSLEDASVCAVFSGDDPSRASLSVGQTTPDIPATQGRPSGAYVDVVSIPTLGGALLRNSESLGDDGAATLLLDGRSYGIPTMASRRALGYGGVTPTSVPSGLLKLLPPALPAGVSLDVSFVTGVGE
- the eccE gene encoding type VII secretion protein EccE, with protein sequence MLLSTHAARSRTPRRAGAARLRLMVVAWQVVAVALVVLVGQGRWWSIVAAGAVLLVALVLSLPVNGRALPASLRIRRAFRRRKRLVVVAPEQAPELVPLAQWLPRLALTQIRDAHDTEIGVVADGGAWTGVLEVTADDALFADGGALLDLAGLAALTSQDDVLFAGIQVVTFTVPAPSGAMLPAGSPALDAYRGIVADATPPAVRRTWIALRLDPRLCLEAVERRGSGEVGVFATLRFGLHRAQALLKRGGVATRPLDTDGIAEALALTTLADDAGASPRSREAWDVWAGDGLVHQSRAVEGLTVDPSAAYQQLLDVSAGLPAMVVVTSLTITPDDRPRGALRLVAPDRDEAARAGDALAAGLPTGLRTGRPGGVQVPGLVATVPLGRNELR
- the eccD gene encoding type VII secretion integral membrane protein EccD yields the protein MSSTDDLARVTIISSSRRVDLALPGSVTLGEQLPSILRFTGMEANSPTDAVHTWVLQRLGVDPFDLFVPVSELHLRDGETLYLRHREDAMPDAAFDDVVDAVASATTTRPSWAARHSQRLALAVTMCLLIGLPLLVLLAQPAVDPDLARVDPSVRIPFILAVAAAGFLGFAACIGAVALARAARATQTATALAWSSCALAGIAGWFVAEPFADVVPLAVRVILAASLILVAATACALGARVSVMALCAVALTAVLVVVTAAAMLLWPGHDVAVAAITMTAMAFVTTALPSLSYRVAGIALPNLPVTTEAMLADETPVQPDIVGRAILADKLLAALLAAASATAVLASLLVLTQSSLWSTLLVVCIAVAFLLRARAFVGFSQRLSLLLGGGVTLATALLAVGIAAAGSLTGMGVVLLLCLALTYGFAHYSAATYSRILSPSWGRWGDVLEWVAIIGIVPCLLGVMNLYAYFGTLF